DNA sequence from the Lycium barbarum isolate Lr01 chromosome 5, ASM1917538v2, whole genome shotgun sequence genome:
AGCTGGGACTGATTCAGCCTACTCACCTCAGCACTAAGCTACAACTTGCAGATTTACTCACATAGGGCCTTGGTGTGGCACAACATCATTTCCTTTTATCCAAACTGGGAGTGATTGATGTGTTTCACCCCCAGTCTGGGGAGGAGTGTTGAAACTTGAAGCATGTTCAAGACTGCACATGTATATTCGaagtatatcgtgtatatcacaATGCTGTGGATATTAGTTGTTGAGTTAGTTAGAGTTAGTTAGTTGGTTAGTGGATCAAATGATTGGTGGGGCCAGCTGCATACAGCTGATACTGGTTGTTATAACTATCTCTCTCATACATGTAATTAAAACAAGACAATATATTGAATATACAACACACGGCTGAGACTAAGAGCTCAAGCCTTCATTCCTTATTGATTCCGCAATCACCATAGATGTACTCAAAGGTTCATCCATGGTTAATCTTCAATAATTTCACAATTTATGCCTAAAGATCATGCATGGATCAGACATGCAATAAAAAGGAGAGTATATACAGTATGATTCTTGCTTAACTTTTATGGGAATAATTGGGATAATATCACTTTATCCACAAAAAAGCTAACATGTTCCTCACTTATATTGTCCATTCCATTGTGTTAAAGCCACCGACTAATCTTTTGATTTATTGTATTGGTAAAAACATAGAGGAATGCGGTATATTATAACTCCAATAATTGTAGTTTCTTTTGGAATGTAGTTTCTTACGAAGAAGAAAAATATAACTCCAATAATCATAGTTTCCTTCAAACTATAGGCTATGATACTAATTATTGGATTAAGCCTACCAAAGATATTGTTAACATCATGTGATGATATCTGCGTTTGGTCAGTCCTATatgatttttctaaaaaatatcaCACCATTAAAGATAGAGCCTGTGTGGATGGACTTAAAagaagcaacttataagctaaaaatagCTTGtaagcaaaaataaaataaattgagtagcccaattttttttttttttttggcttataagctattttttagcttataagaacttataagctgctttagataagctaagccaaacgggcccaattattttttgacttattttaagcataaaataatttataaactgatcagtcaaacactcaaaaaagttaaaaagagcttataagctgttttcagcaacttataaatcaatccaaacgggctcatagtagTACACCTTATATttatatttgttttctttttctattaTTAATAATGTGAAACTCTTATTtgaaaattcaaaacttttttgaAAAAGTTTCTCTATCATTGACAAATGTCACCTAAATTTTCAGATGGGTCCATAGGCTGTCATAATTTCTTTTAGGGAAGGAAAATATCAGGACGGGACCTCTTTCATTAATTTCTGCTCCATGACCATAAGAACTTGACTACATCTATTACGAAATCAAACATGAAAAATAATATTTGTGGTCATaatatttattggagagagatatgGACGGTTATGAAATAGTAAGTACTTCTTTATCTTAAATAAAAAAATCTCGAATTTGAACTTTATTAGTTTGACGTGGCCTTTTTTAATTCGAATTTAATCCAAAACCAATATGAATACTGGATATCGATTAAAAAGCCAAAATAAAAATACGAATACTTATTAGTTCCTTTTAACTTTTCCAAGAACGAAAGTGTTTGATTACTCGTGGAGTGTGGACTAAATTTGCTTACCGTCAAGCCAATTACTCTCTCAGTTTCATTTTATTGTTTTGAGTTAATTAGGCACGATATTTAAGAAACTGTTATAAACCTAACTAATCTATGGGAGGACGTGGATGGGATATTGTCAATTACCTGATTAAAAGAAGCATGTGCACTATGTGTGAAGATGACTATATATAGAAGGAGAACTATTCCATTATAGGGTTATGCTATGAAGTTGTTTCTTTATTTTCTAAGTTGTTTAGATTAAGTCTGGTTCCTCTCtcccttcttcttttttatatttCCTTCCCTTGGAAGATTTGATCGCTAGTTTGGAGTATTTGTAATAGTTTGGTGATGAACTCTTATAATTGCACGTGTAGTTCTAATTATCCATTTCACTACAATATGCAATATGGGTTCGTTACAGAAACTAAGGAATATtcttacgttttttttttttttaaaaactaaaatatatctaatatattaaaatattcttTGATACTTGatatcttaaacatgtcatgtttAATATTAAAATTACAAGTTATTAAGTATAACAAATGATAGATttttaaaaaactaaaaaatatataatttgaaATGGAGGAAATATAAATTATGATTCTATTGTTGACAATAAAAAAAGGGGCAGAAGTGGGTACTGTGGAACGTGGACTAAATAAACTTTTTTTCCAAAACAATTATTAGTTTggtctttaaaaataaaattaactaCTTAATATAGTAAATAAAGAAACACAAAATAATATTGTTAGGCTGGACTAATCTGAATTCACATTGCTAAGCTGTTAAAATTGATAAGCTCTCCCTAATTTTCTTTCTttgcttttgaaagaaaagacaCTCCCTACTAAAATATTTAAAACCGATTAGTGTAATTATTCATGTGGAACTCGTCGAAttgtgttgtattcatgaatataatgatgaaaatgaaaaatatagttCTATTATGCTACTttttccgttcacttttacttgttcactattTCGAAAATAGAATTTCATTTTTACTTGCCATTTTTCACATATTAAGATTAGACAATTTTCTTTTTCATGTTTTACCTTTAAATTATTTACCAAGTCTTCTAGAAATTGTAATGGTCAATTTTACTTAACCAATGCATAACATTGGGATTGACTCCAAAAAATTTGAAGCACTAAAGAGATGAATGCGTTGTAAAGTGTTAGTATTTATAAAAGGGAacaggtgcaaatataccctttaattttgcgatttagagcagatatgcccctcgttacaaaagtggtgcatatatacccctgtcgttacaaaaatggtgcaaatatatccctgcagttacaaaatggtgcaaatatacccttttcactaacagatttttttaaaaaaatcatttaatttattttttaattaaaaaaagtctacctatattttctttagtagacataattttctaaagccacgtggtaattttttttttcctggtgGGTCAGGTCTGGTAAATTTAAAAAAAAGGGacaagggcctgatttacccctctactttgggaaaaagtTCATATTTACCTCCCGTTATACTATCAgcccatttatacccctaccgttacaatagttgaaacatTTGCCTCTATTTTTAACCCCTCGTccctgatagtataacggggggtaaatatgaactttttcccaaagtagaggggtaaatcaggcccttttccctttgaTTGCCGATTCTTCTATTTTTAGATAACGTTGCAGGTTTTCTAACTAGTTCTGATTTGCTAAAAGAACAATATACACAATAATTTTATGCAAAAGTAAGACATTGCTTCATCCAAAAGAAGGTTTTACAATGGACATATTAtaacaacaatttatccaaacgagggcattacattacattcatccaaACAAAGGCATTTAAAATAACTTCATGATAATTTTTTTCAAGTTACACCAAAAACATAAATACTAGTCTCGTAAGGGCAATCACTTCATCATTGGAGCTGTAATGGAACCCACGAAAAGTGCCAATGAAACTATAATTACCATCCACATCTTTGTTACTTTGTCTTCCAAAGTTGACACTTTAATCACTTGAGAATGACTTATAGCCTCCAATGATGAAGTGATTGCCCTTACGAGACTAGTATTTATGTTTTTGGTGTAACTTGAAAAAAATTATCATGAAGTTGTTTTAAATGCCTTTGTTTGGATGAATGTATTGTAATGCCCTAgtttggataaattgttgttaTAATATGTCCATTGTAAAACCTTCTTTTGGATGAAGCAATGTCTTACTTTTGCATAAAATTATTGTGTATATTGTTCTTTTAGCAAATCAGAACTAGTTAGGAAACCTGCAACGTTATCTAAAAATAGAAGAATCGGTAAtcaaagggaaaagggcctgatttacccctctactttgggaaaaggttcatatttaccccccgttatactatcaggggcgggggggggggggggattaaaaataggggcaaatgtttcaactattgtaacggtgGGGGTATAAATGGGCTAATAGTATAACGGgaggtaaatatgaaccttttcccaaagtagaggggtaaatcaggcccttttcccttaaaaaatgggtagacttattttttttaaagtcacggagatatttttttaaacttaccagacccgacacaccagaaaaaaaaattaccatgtggctttagaaaattatgtccactaaagaaaatataggtagacttttttttaattaaaaaataaattaaatgattttaaaaaaaaattccgttagtgaaaagagtatatttgcaccattttgtaactgcaggggtatatttgcatcacttttgtaacgagggacatatctgctctaaatcgcaaagttgaggggtatatttgcacctttgccctttaTAAAAACTCAATGTTGAACATTGTAACTTCATATAAAACAAAGAATACTTCATTATAATCAAATCAAATGTCTCACATTGAAACACATCCAAATGAACTTCACAAAAGCATATGCAATTTCTTTACATCTCTAGACAATGTCACTCTGTTAAAGTTCTCTTCCTCCTTTTTCAGATTTCAATGCAGCCTATATGCATTAATCCTCTTTAATTTGAAAAGACAACAGAAAAATCAAGCAAACAATGCAAGTTGACGCTGATCATTTGTGTATTCTTTATTTACCTGCAAAAAgttaaaacaaaaaaagagaaTCAATTAAAGTCAATCTGAAAATGAGAGATCAAAAGAAAAAAGGTAAAAGCAAAAACTGAAAAGGTTTTAAATATTAGTAAAACAATCAAAGgtgaaaaaataagaaaaaagtcAGTTATTACCGTTTCGTCCAAATATTCTTCTTATGAAAGTTAAGAAAACGATGAGAATAGCAACCCCAGCTAATAATCCAATGATAAGAGCAAATGTTTTTTCATTCTCAAAATGAGAACCTGCAATTATCAAATAGAGATTTATTATATAATATGCACAGACACATAATCGGACAATAAATCTGAATCTTTGTGTACGACAACAATAACATCACCAGTGTAATCCTACAAGTGGGAATCTTTGTATATGTAGACTAAATCTCTAATTACTGACAATATAAAAATTGTTACACTATCATATGAGATGATTCAAATTATGAATGTTAAACTATTCAATTTTCATAGTGAATTCAGAGATAGAATAAATAAAATTtgcatatttaaaaattatataaaaactacTCCAAGTCACAGTTCACAATGGAAAATATTCAAAAGATATAGTATAAAAGAATCAgtcgaagaaaaaaaaaatactataataGTAACTACGTTACATAAAGTGAGGCAAAAGAAGTGTTTTATAATGACTTACAACAATACACAGCTATACAGAATCAATCTAATTTGGTGATTCAAAATGTAAAGTAATTAACATGTTATCGTAATAGATAAAAatacattatatatattatttaaatcactattttttttttcttaccatGATTAGATTTGGCATCAAAATGAGCTCCACTAGTAACAAACCTAGCATAGCATTTACCCAAGAACATATCCCCATAGGCAGCACCACTACACTCATTTTTCAACCGTCCGATTGCCTCTGATAAACAATCTTGACATTGGCCCATACTTAAATCACCAACGCATTGGGCCACACCATGTACATCTGATGATCCACCAACTCTATAAAGCCCACCAGCCCCATTTAAGCTTGTCAAAACATGGCCCATAGAATCCCCTTCAAGCCCATTAGATGGCCCACATTTAttcaacacacaagtcttgtcCTCAACACCAAGAAATGAAGTGTTGTCATACTTGATAAAACACCCTTGTAATTGTAATGCACCACCACAATTTTGTGAACAAAGTTGGCCAATTGAACTCACTGCTTTGGCCACACAAGTGGCACAATCGGGCATCGATAAGTCACCGCGACATTGGTAAAGGCCATATAAAATGTCTTGTTTTGTTGAGCCCATGATATTGAATTTGTTGTACGATGAATATGTTGCTGAGTTAACTAGGGACGTGAGGAGGGAGTTGAGGTTCGATTCGTAAGGTGAGTCTGGTGAGTATTTAATTTGTGAACAACCGCCGTAGACGAAAGTGTCTACGGAGGAGTCTGAGGAGGTGAAAtgagagaagaaagaaagggaaataaTGGCTATGAGAGTGAAAAGAAAATGGAGTTTTGTGGCCATGTTTGAAATTTGAGATGGAGTGTGTGTGTGAGtgaggggagagagagagagatgtatTTGTGAGGAGACTCAAGAGTATTTAAGCAACAGTGCAAGGTTCATGTGTTCTTGCTTCTTAAGTTTTGTTTATAGTTTATTATATGCATAATTCCATGCAAAAAGTTTAGAGGAAGGAAATGATAATAAGATAAAGTTAAGGGGCCAGCCTATTCCCTGCTTTTTCACTTTTGTTAACCTTTTCATCGGTTATTTAAATATTGTAAAAAGAGAGAAACTTTACTTAACGAAGTAAAGTTTTTTTTTATAGCTATAATATAAGTTTTTTTTCGTTTTGGATTAGCTGGACCCAAGAGCCGTTTTTTTAATTTGTCATTTTTTTCATATTATCCCACGGCTGATTCATTCATTATATTTTTCAACTAGTTAGTCATGAGGGATTTAACAGCATTTTGATGACGTTAAAGTGTCTAACAGGTACAAGTTCTAATTGTGATGTCAAAATGAAAAATCATAACAACTTTAAAAGACTGATTATATATTTTGGCTTTTAATTTACGATTCTTTTTAATGATTGATACAATGGAGTTTTATTGTTCAGATTAAAAGAAACATGTTAACATTTGTGCTGTATtcatttctattatatatttatTTGATGAAAATCATATGGATACGTTAGTTAAGTGTTTTTCTGAATGATTTTGGATAAATTCCTtggtttttcattttctttttaactATCAAATTATTCATAATGTTTCTCCAAAGTAGTCTAAATAAATACTTCTATGTCTTTTTACGTGTACCATTCTCAAGAATTTCAAACAAGTTAAGTTATCTTCCTAACAAATACATTGTTAGAAATAAAACAATGCAAAATTATGAATACTATGTCTTTTTACGTGTACCATTCTCAAGAATTTCAGACAAGTTAAGACAAGTTATCTTCCTAAAAATACATTGTTAGAAATAAAGCAAATCAAGAGGAAAATAAAGGGATTTTTTTTATTCAAATAACTTAAGGCAAGGCTGACTTAAATCCTAAGCAGATAATTTCATCAGTAGGGTACAACTTCTCTGACTTTTTGCTACATTAATTGTTTGAGCAAATGACTTATTTCTTGCAGCTGGATGTTTGATTGTCACTTCATAATCTCCATGATATAACGTAGTCTCAAAATAGCCATGATCATTAGTAGTTCCAGTTAAGCCTTGATGACTGAATTGCCTCATGAAATTGTCCACAACATCCCCAGTAGGcaaatttttgaaatcatgatcAGTCAAACACATTTTATAACATCCTTGTGGTTGTCACGGTGACCAAATCATTATCCCATTTAGTCCTGGATGTGCATGAAGCTCCCACATTATGTCATTCAAATACTCTGCCTGTACAAATTTTCAAAAACAAAATTGTAAGAAATTAATAACAAGTTTTAACTTTCATGCACTAATTTGTATACAGCCTTAATACTATCAAGTCAATGTGGCCTACAATAACAAGCACTCGTCTATAGTAAGTCAAACTTAGTAAAAAAAAGTATACTAGAACTTGTGAAGCTTCTCGTCCAGTAGGTTCGTAAAAGTTACTAGGATAAGCGATAGTGTTGAACCAGATGAAACAACAAGCAATAAAACCAAAGACGAATAAAGCCCCTAAAGTATAAAAGCCTCCCCAGACCATACAAGTGTGTATCGAGCCCATACGAAGGGTTTCGGTTAAAATATGACAGATTCCACCAAGTATACAAATGGAACCTATCATATATGTCTTCCCGGTTAACAATCCATATTTCCCCTCCACAGGGGAATTTTAGTAATCTACTAAATATGATACTTCAGTTAAGGGTTAAGTTGATTATTTTCTTACACCCCTAAAATAAAGAGCCATGAATACTACTAGGGGAAAAAAAGCACACTATCATGTATAAGTTCTGTTTCTAGTGTAAACTGAGGCTTTACCTGAAGGGTCTGCTTGAAACATCTAATTCTGTAATCCACATAGGGATACAGTGGCAGAGCTAACTAGTTTTCACGGGGTTCATCTGaaccccctcggcgaaaaattacactgtatatacgaggttaaaattattttttaatgtatatatagtagatgttgaacacCCCGACCTCTTCATGCATTTACTTCTTTATATATTTGAGCCTCCCggcgaaaatcctggctccgccactaaaGGATATCTGCAGTTTTCAGCATATCAAGTGCACTTCTCATATAAGGTATATTTGGAGTACCAAAATGACCTTGGAGTCCCATTCCAAGAGGTCCATCATACCCCATTGATTGAATTTCCTTAATCTTGGCTAAGTATTTAGCTGGATTTGCAACATTATCATCAGGAGTTTCAATTGTACCAAACTCATTCAAGAACATAACAGCATAGCCATCCATGTCATGAGCTTTCCTGTAGAAATAAGCCGAGGTGTTTACGCCTAATTGGCTTACCAAGAAATTAAAATGCATGTTTTCATTATCAACATCCCAATGCATCACTTGGCCTTGAAATCTTGGGATTATTGAGGAAAATATCCTCTCAATAGCTGCTGATAAGAGGGGAGGTGGCAACGTTCTCAACCATGTAGGCAATTGATCGCGATTTTCCCAAACTATGCAGTGACCGCGGACTAACATGGTGTTGTACTGTTGTTGTTGGCGTATTCAAGCATGGCGTCAGCTAAATGGTAGTCGACGTTGCAAAGCTGTTGTTCAGTGAACCACTACTTCATTTCGTTCTCGAAAACTGTTTGTTAGCTTGAACCTGGAATTATACCATTCTTGATAGCCTACATTGGTTAATATGATAGCATTGCCAATTGGAAATGCAGCATTTGTTTGTTTGATCAAGATTTTAGCATTGGCTAGTGGTGGGCCTTGATGATCAACAGCCTGGAATTTCACCTTGCTCTTTCTAGTCCGCATATgtcatttttaattccaattaaAAAGTGAATTTTCTCATAACAAGATTTCAAATTGTAATAAAAGGGGCGCCCTTGACCAATAGATCATACAGAATCAACTTTACCATCCAAAGTTTAACTTGATTTCAAGTTCTAGTTGAATATATGTATATCTTTATATTCTGAATACATAAAATTCCTAAAAAGTTGTTATTTTTCTTTTACCTTCTCAATACTTTGAGTCTGATGGGACTTCCATTCCAACAAGTTAAATGGCTGAATAGAGATGCCATCTGCCCATAATTCAACTGAGCTAATATTCGTGCTCTGAAATTAAAACCATTGTATGTCAATTTGAAAGTATATAATAAAATTATAACAAAAATTGGTAAAGTGGAAATTAAAATTTTCATATTTAAATAAATGTACCTCAAAATATAGCTCAGCAGGGCAAGAAAAGCTTCCATTAAAACTACCCTTCAGCATAGACTCCAACCTAGAGGTGGTAAACGGGCAGGTTAGATCAAATTTAAACAGATTACAAGGATCAAATTAATAAGCAGATCATAATCCAATCCGTccaaaaaaattttaaaatagcGGGTCATTAACTCCAACCTCACCAGCTTGTGTTCTTGTCTTTGCAACTACCTCCAACACTTCCTTGGCTCACTTGTACCCATgctacaaaataaaaaaaataaaattaataaattcaTCCAAATTAAGCAACTGTACTATCATTAATGTACTTAAACATACACAGACAACATAAAACATGTCATTCATACTATTATGTGTAATTTAAACGCTTATTTTATAACCCTTGTAGGCCTTTGCAAGCTTGAGCAATGGCAACTGGGCCCTACAGTGGTAAAACCTCGTGAACCGAGCATACTATTGAAGAACCTTCTGTGAACTTTTCTTCTCTTATGAAATTTCTACTTAGCTTGAAAAGAAAAGAAGCCTCAAGTCGACAAGTTATCATCTTCGGGAATTTCGAAAGAAGAGCTGAGGGCTGATCTACGACCCTCTCACTCACGGCACACATGCTATATGTGTGATGCCGATACCCTGATCTAGACATCCACTCCAGACTATTTACCTTATTTATGATCTTCTTATGGCCATCACGATATTCTATAATTAACCATGCTATTTATGCTAAAGATAGCCCTTCATAGATCTCTACGACCTACCTCTACGAACAGCCTTAGACTGGCGTACTAATAGTAGCTGCTACCCATACCGCTAAAGGGAGATTACATATTAGCGCTGCTGCCTACAACAAAAAAAATTCTGAATCAAGATGATGGCCAATGCACCCAAAAATGGACGCAAAGGACAATCTGTGGCCTAGACGGGAGATCACGTTTGAAGAAGTTTTAAAGAATGAGAATCTGAATAAAGCCCCAGGTCCCGACGACTTCCCGGCTGCCTTCTGTCAAAGGATGTGGCCTCATACATTAAAAAAGCTATTGAAGTTTCTTAAAAGCAGGTCAGATCCTCAAATCGAGAAATTCAACGTTTATCACACTTATTCTGAAGCGGGAAGTTAGCGATTCCTTTGATCTTTATCGGCCTCTGGATTGGCTTCAAAGGATTCTCTCTCATGGATTTGGCTTCTATTTAAGACTTTTTGAATATTGAATCTAACTACTAGCATCGATCCCTGCAAAGATCCCTCTTTTGTTCGAGCAAAGGGCGCCTGACCTGAAAGAGGAAATAGGGGTTTTCCTCGATGCGAAAGAGCTAGATCAGTAGTTTATCTGGGAAAAAATTCCTACTTACTTTCTTAGTAATGGTGATGAAGGTATGCCAAGTGAATCTCGGGCCAACTTATGTCTCAGTAGCTGCCCGAAAAAGGACCACTCAATCCAGACAGGTTCTCGCAACTGCCTTTCAAATAGGACCTTGAGAGGCAAGCCATGGAAGTACCGCTAGGTAGGGAGCGAGCTCCTACTTCATTGGATGTCTGATGAAAATGGGAGCTTCCAACTGAGATTCATGAAGAGAAGAGAGGACCTGACGTCACAACCTGTGTCGAGCCTATGAAAGAGTATGCCTGAGTGGAACTGAGAAGATCAAATGACCAGACAGAGCAGGAAGTGACCAAGGGCAGTTGACTACAGAACCTGCCCTTTACCGTCATTGCTAAAGCAAACAGCCAAAGCTTTCCTCTTAATTTCGCAGGCAGCCGATTTTTCATGCTTTGGTCTCATTATCTCACCTAGCGAGACCGCCCCACCACAGAGAGCTAGGCCTGGGTGCAAGTCAACATATTAGAATATCAGACTGATATGGCATTCCCAACTTGAAAGGGGTTGGTAGACTTCAAGCTGGGTCAGCTAGACCTAAGTAAGTACGTATCGAAAGAGGATTGTAGTAAGGAGTTTTGTGATTTGACTACTTTTTAGTTGAAGAAACTAGTGAGCCAATTCCTATTCCTTCGGAGTCTTCTGTGGAGCTTTCTTCTCTTATGCAATTCCGAGTGGAAGAACTTCTGACTTCCCCCAAAGAGCTTAATAGCTCTGAGtgaatcttttgagtatccattAGCCCCTTTTCTAATTAAAGGAAGAAAGCTATTGAGCCAATCATtcaataaagaaaataaataaagaaaaataaaggtGAAGAAGAAGGGAATAAACTCTCAAGCCTCGGAGGAGAGCAATCTCTTGTGGAAAAAAGGCAATTGCCTGGAAAGATCCGACTAAGCCAATCTTGATTTTCTCTGAATGCTTCAAAGAAGAATAGTCTGTTGGGAATCCAAATTACGCTGTTGCTTGTCTTCCTTACTGGATGTGGAACTGTAATTCATACTCAACTggatagaagaacttcacctttaTTCTTCTTCCTGAAATGaaatgaagagaaagaaggtgcccGGCCTAAAAGACGGGTGGAAAAAGCTCTTTTTGTTGGTCAAGACCTTTTGTTGAACTAAGTAAGTCAGTTTTCTACAAGAAGTCATTTTCCTCTCATGAATTTCTTCCTGTTCAAGACAGAAAAGCCCCGTAGCTATAGCTATCCAAGAGTGA
Encoded proteins:
- the LOC132639241 gene encoding endo-1,4-beta-xylanase 4-like, with protein sequence MLVRGHCIVWENRDQLPTWLRTLPPPLLSAAIERIFSSIIPRFQGQVMHWDVDNENMHFNFLVSQLGVNTSAYFYRKAHDMDGYAVMFLNEFGTIETPDDNVANPAKYLAKIKEIQSMGYDGPLGMGLQGHFGTPNIPYMRSALDMLKTADIL
- the LOC132642331 gene encoding plasmodesmata-located protein 7-like, coding for MATKLHFLFTLIAIISLSFFSHFTSSDSSVDTFVYGGCSQIKYSPDSPYESNLNSLLTSLVNSATYSSYNKFNIMGSTKQDILYGLYQCRGDLSMPDCATCVAKAVSSIGQLCSQNCGGALQLQGCFIKYDNTSFLGVEDKTCVLNKCGPSNGLEGDSMGHVLTSLNGAGGLYRVGGSSDVHGVAQCVGDLSMGQCQDCLSEAIGRLKNECSGAAYGDMFLGKCYARFVTSGAHFDAKSNHGSHFENEKTFALIIGLLAGVAILIVFLTFIRRIFGRNGK